One region of Strongyloides ratti genome assembly S_ratti_ED321, chromosome : X genomic DNA includes:
- a CDS encoding Cytochrome P450 4V2 produces the protein MELKNWILIFLITFIALNIKNIYFFLKQRYTFIVSLWNIPGPLAIPIFGSTLWLKWNIEDLTLQINEFSEKLYQQNTKIACFWLGPYPLISPLHPETAEKILSSTEILRKGPEYSIFTQWLKTGLLTSWGNKWKSRRRLLTPTFHFNILKEFMNVFNNESKILIKELSKSYKKDIEFDVFPYMKRCALDIICDTSMGRKVNAQINHNHPYVLAVQNLNVLSFKYLRMPWLWIKPIWYLSGMGYLYNDSLKLVTDFSKQIINEKINETLEKKDLENNINENLDEFDNDKKKKAFLDLLIEKAEEGNLSYEDICEEVDTFMFEGHDTTSASLSWTIWCLAHYPEYQEKLHKEIDEIFNNTNRDITFNDLSQLKYLEMCIKESLRIFPSVPLFSRIVENNFTLDKYIIPKGSTIVISPLLIHRNPNVFKNSTIYNPDNFLPENINQKNSYSFIPFSAGPRNCIGQKFALYEEKVVLAWFFRNFTVTSNKSFDFTLPCPEIILKPSKGIPVCLKKRF, from the exons atggaattgaaaaattggatattaatttttttaattacttttattgctttaaatattaaaaatatttatttttttttaaaacaacgttatacttttattgttTCTTTATGGAATATACCAGGTCCTTTAGCTATACCAATTTTTGGATCAACTCTTTGGTTAAAATGGAATATTGAAGATTTAACATTAcaaataaatgaattttctgaaaaactttatcaacaaaatacaaaaatagcATGTTTTTGGCTTGGACCATATCCATTAATATCACCACTTCATCCTGAGACAgcagaaaaaatattatcatcaacagaaattttaagaaaaggACCAGAGTACTCTATTTTTACACAATGGTTGAAAACTGGCTTACTTACAAGTTGGGGTAACAAATGGAAATCTAGGAGGCGTCTATTAACTCCaacttttcattttaatattttaaaagaatttatgaACGTTTTTAACAATGAATCAAAG ATTCTGATTAAAGAATTGtcaaaaagttataaaaaagatattgaaTTTGATGTATTTCCTTATATGAAAAGATGCGCACTTGATATTATATGTg ATACATCTATGGGTAGAAAAGTAAATGCACAAATAAATCACAATCATCCTTATGTTTTAGCtgtacaaaatttaaatgtattgtcttttaaatatttgagaATGCCTTGGTTATGGATTAAACCTATCTGGTATCTTAGTGGAATGggatatttatataatgattCATTAAAACTTGTTACTGATTTTtcaaaacaaattataaatgaaaaaataaatgaaacattagaaaaaaaagatttagaaaataatataaatgagaATTTAGATGAatttgataatgataaaaagaaaaaagcaTTTCTTGActtattaattgaaaaagcTGAAGAAGGTAATTTAAGTTATGAGGATATTTGTGAAGAAGTGGATACTTTTATGTTTGAAGGACATGATACTACCTCCGCTAGTTTATCTTGGACTATTTGGTGTTTGGCTCATTATCCTGAATATCAagaaaaattacataaagaaattgatgaaatttttaataatactaatagagatataacatttaatgatctttcacaattaaaatatcttgaAATGTGTATAAAAGAATCACTCAGAATATTTCCTTCTGTTCCATTATTTAGTAGAAttgttgaaaataattttactcttgataaatatataataccAAAAGGATCAACTATTGTTATATCACCTCTACTTATTCATAGAAATccaaatgtttttaaaaattcaacaaTCTATAATccagataattttttaccagaaaatattaatcaaaaaaattcatattcATTTATTCCATTTTCAGCTGGTCCCAGAAATTGTATAGGACAAAAATTTGCTTTATATGAAGAAAAAGTTGTTTTAGCATggttttttagaaattttacaGTTACTTCTAATAAATCATTTGATTTTACATTACCATGCccagaaataatattaaagcCATCAAAAGGTATTCCagtatgtttaaaaaaaagattttga
- a CDS encoding Voltage-dependent calcium channel, T-type, alpha-1 subunit family and Ion transport domain and Voltage-dependent channel, four helix bundle domain-containing protein — MLQQPVSKELRSFQSLSKFSGTAQKGSVPHRRQSAATNNSITKSSYGRRRLPDSLNDDSMTIRSVDNTLHRSPSSIQQMPLNVKSFHTKSGIISSHTKSEELFHKDALSGEYNKSNSLTYDASPIHKWDKKEQSSNECHRQPQVEWNDEGEFVFDDECNLPYPGFVEPALHCFSQTKIPRKWCLKMVTNPWFDRLTMIVIIINCITLGMYKPCEDGPGCNTYRCQLLSMIDHMIFIYFFLEMVIKVIALGFTGQAAYLSDTWNRLDFFIVIAGIAEYLLQEYLGNINLTAIRTIRVLRPLRAVNRIPSMRILVNLLLDTLPMLGNVLLLCFFVFFIFGIIGVQLWAGLLRNRCTLNLPKKNISLENLNNILKDVQLSRYYIPEDTSLDYICSQNDASGIHTCNDLPPYVYNGIKCNLTIDEYNKIDNSNCINWNIYYDECTVAPMNPFQNSVSFDNIGFAWVAIFLVISLEGWTDIMYYVQDAHSFWNWIYFVLLIVIGAFFMINLCLVVIATQFAETKRRETERMLQERKRLSSYSNSIYGSEGEKLSQERDENNGDTVYAALVRFISQTARRVKRHFRKQGPVYKTRILRFFGRKTIEIPKKNDNKGISESDDLLEKKDKNSDNNNSICALQIDITKEDNDIKSQKSESFNSNKRKNKENGKIKKKNSNISKFTEIRNIVKKFVICDHFTRGILVAILLNTLLMGVEYHQQPEWLTIILEYSNYFFTGLFAFEMLLKVFADGLFGYLADGFNLFDGGIVALSVLEIFQEGKGGLSVLRTFRLLRILKLVRFMPALRYQLVVMLRTMDNVTVFFGLLALFIFIFSILGMNLFGCKFCKIDEGLSGPDSKKCERKNFDSLLWALITVFQILTQEDWNMVLFNGMAQTTPWAALYFVALMTFGNYVLFNLLVAILVEGFQESKEEEKRQLEEEAKKRAEEEEKERNKELELLIAKTTSLSFMGKSNTKTATCTCSKDILNKESSQLTNENTLKIPDSRPRAYSSSIESCKSFNNIKLEHDCNGDIKNDDELFINNDETNKKFDFCKNRNIDKKKFSKSQENLIERSSSDIENSCKKLSKKDKMYDSAKDVYSEKSIIHFQNNSNEIKDNNSYLENSRLRTNSWCGIQTLFNPQCPIHSRRALIEAYARDKLIQASQELQQVLVEEERKAEERKNTFCRKLFTKTCLYKRKDYSLFLFSTKNKLRISCLKLTQKKWFDYTVLVFIGINCITLAMERPSIPPDSLERKFLTIIGYIFTIIFTLEMSLKVIANGCLFGRGAYFKDGWNILDGILVIISLINIIFEMLVHIDSPKIFGVIRVLRLLRALRPLRVINRAPGVKLVVMTLISSLKPIGNIVLICCTFFIIFGILGVQLFKGMMYHCIGPDVSNITTKNECLAVNGNKWVNHRYNFDNLGQALMSLFVLSSKDGWVSIMYQGIDAVGVDMQPIENHNEWRMIYFISFLLLVGFFVLNMFVGVVVENFHKCKEALEAEMREKARQKRLARKLKRQQYEDHCALKKKQKEKSYPYWYNYGPARMYTHNIVTSKYFDLAIAAVIGINVISMAMEFYMMPSGLRYVLKALNYFFTAVFTLEAAMKLYALGLKTFFMEKWNRLDMFIVILSIAGIIFEEFEALELPINPTIIRVMRVLRIARVLKLLKMAKGIRSLLDTVGEALPQVGNLGSLFFLLFFIFAALGVELFGKLECSDDHPCDGLGEHAHFKNFGMAFLTLFRIATGDNWNGIMKDALRDDCDPSDHCDTNCCVDPILAPCFFVVFVLISQFVLVNVVVAVLMKHLEESNKKNEITESEVVNSGIEVDVNKIDVNIGDENDFEHKPLTVVALEQQIIDLEQKMFEDGRLEITANSNATNDKTTNNDCIEKNIK; from the exons ATGCTGCAACAACCAGTCTCTAAAGAGTTGCGCTCCTTTCAATCATTATCCAAATTTTCAGGAACAGCTCAAAAAGg tTCAGTGCCACATCGTAGGCAATCTGCTGCAACAAACAATTCTATCACCAAAAGTTCATATGGAAGAAGAAGGCTTCCTGATTCTTTAAATGATGACTCAAtg acAATACGTTCAGTTGATAATACCTTACATCGCTCCCCATCATCAATTCAACAAATGCCATTAAATGTCAAGAGTTTTCACACAAAAAGTGGTATTATATCATCCCACACAAAATCTGAAGAATTATTTCATAAAGATGCATTGTCTGgagaatataataaaagtaattcaCTAACATATGATGCATCCCCTATACATAAATGGGATAAAAAAGAACAATCTTCAAATGAATGTCATCGACAACCACAAGTTGAATGGAATGATGAGGGGGAGTTTGTTTTTGATGATGAATGTAATTTACCATATCCAGG ttttgTTGAACCAGCATTACATTGTTTCAGTCAAACTAAAATTCCAAGAAAATGGTGTTTAAAAATGGTAACAAATCCATGGTTTGATAGATTAACAATGAtagtaattataataaattgtataaCATTAGGAATGTATAAACCATGTGAAGATGGTCCAGGATGTAATACTTATCGTTGTCAATTATTATCAATGATAGACCatatgatttttatatattttttcttagaAATGGTTATTAAAGTAATAGCTTTAGGATTTACGGGTCAAGCTGCATACCTTTCTGATACTTGGAATAgattagatttttttattgtaattgcTGGAATAGCAGAATATCTACTTCAAGAATATTTaggaaatattaatttaacagCAATAAGAACTATAAGAGTTTTAAGACCATTAAGAGCTGTTAATAGAATACCATCAATGAGAATATTagttaatttacttttagaTACATTACCAATGCTTGGAAATGTTCtattattatgtttttttgttttttttatatttggtATTATAGGAGTACAATTATGGGCTGGATTATTAAGAAATCGTTGTACATTAAATttacctaaaaaaaatatatcattagaaaatttaaataatatattaaaagatgtACAATTAAGTAGATATTATATTCCAGAAGATACTTCACTTGATTATATTTGTAGTCAAAATGATGCATCAGGTATACATACATGTAATGATTTACCTCCATATGTTTATAATGgtataaaatgtaatttaacaattgatgaatataataaaattgataattcaaattgtataaattggaatatttattatgatgAATGTACAGTGGCACCAATGAATCCTTTCCAAAATTCTGTatcatttgataatattGGATTTGCTTGGGTCgcaatatttttagttattagTTTAGAAGGATGGACTGACATAATGTATTATGTTCAAGATGCTCATTCATTCTGGAATTggatatattttgttttattaatagttATTGGAGcattttttatgattaatttGTGTTTAGTTGTTATTGCTACACAATTTGCTGAAACAAAAAGAAGAGAAACAGAAAGAATGTTACAAGAAAGAAAACGATTATCTTCATATAGCAATTCTATAT atggAAGTGAAGGTGAAAAATTATCACAAGAACGTGATGAAAATAATGGTGATACTGTATATGCTGCTTTAGTACGTTTTATTTCTCAAACAGCAAGAAGAGTAAAACGTCATTTTCGCAAACAAGGACCAGTTTACAAAACAAGAATATTAAGGTTTTTTGGTCGCAAAACAATtgaaattccaaaaaaaaatgataataaaggTATTTCAGAGAGTGATGATTTACTGGAAaagaaagataaaaattcagataataataatagtatatgTGCCTTACAAATAGATATTACCAAAGAagataatgatataaaatcaCAAAAAAGTGAATCATTTAATTCAAATAAAcgtaaaaataaagaaaatggaaaaattaagaaaaaaaatagtaatattagTAAATTTACAGAAATTCgtaatatagttaaaaaatttgttatttgtGACCATTTTACAAGAGGAATTCTTGTAgctatacttttaaatacattattaATGGGTGTTGAATATCATCAACAACCTGAATGGCTTACAATAATTCTTGAATatagtaattatttttttactggTTTATTTGCATTTGAAATGTTACTTAAGGTATTTGCTGATGGTTTATTTGGATATTTAGCAGATGGtttcaatttatttgatGGTGGAATTGTTGCTTTAAGtgttttagaaatatttcaAGAAGGAAAAGGTGGATTATCAGTTTTAAGAACATTTAGATtattaagaatattaaaattggtTCGATTTATGCCAGCACTTAGATATCAATTAGTTGTAATGTTAAGAACAATGGATAATGTTACAGTATTTTTTGGTTTATTagcattatttatttttatcttcag tattttgGGAATGAATTTATTTGGGTGCAAATTTTGTAAGATAGATGAAGGATTATCGGGACCAGATTCTAAAAAGtgtgaaagaaaaaattttgattcaCTTTTATGGGCATTAATAACTGTATTTCAG ATTTTAACACAAGAAGACTGGAATATGGTATTATTTAATGGAATGGCTCAAACAACTCCTTGGGCGgcattatattttgttgCATTAATGACTTTTGGAAattatgtattatttaatcttttagTAGCCATTTTAGTAGAAGGTTTTCAAGAATCAAAAGAAGAAGAGAAACGTCAATTAGAGGAAGAAGCTAAAAAACGTGCAGAGgaagaagaaaaagaaagGAATAAAGAATTAGAATTATTGATAGCTAAAACAACATCACTTAGTTTTATGGGTAAATCAAATACTAAAACAGCTACTTGTACATGTAgtaaagatatattaaataaagaatcaTCACAATTAACAAAtgaaaatacattaaaaattccTGATAGTAGACCAAGAGCCTACTCATCATCTATTGAATCatgtaaaagttttaataatattaaattagaaCATGATTGTAATggtgatattaaaaatgatgatgaattatttattaataatgatgaaactaataaaaaatttgacttttgtaaaaatagaaatattgataaaaaaaaattttctaaaagtcaagaaaatttaatagaaaGAAGTTCAAGTGACATTGAAAATtcttgtaaaaaattatcaaaaaaagataaaatgtATGATTCAGCAAAAGATGTATATTCAGAAAAATCAATAAtacattttcaaaataatagtaatgaaattaaagataataatagttatttagaaaattcaCGTTTAAGAACAAATAGTTGGTGTGGTATtcaaacattatttaatcCACAATGTCCTATACATAGTAGAAGAGCGCTAATTGAAGCATATGCTAGAGATAAATTAATACAAGCAAGTCAAGAATTACAACAAGTACTTGTTGAAGAAGAAAGAAAAGCTGAAGAAAGAAAGAATACATTTTGTcgtaaattatttacaaaaacatgtctatataaaagaaaagattattcattatttttattttcaacaaaaaataaattaagaattagttgtttaaaattaacacaaaaaaaatggttCGATTATACAGTATTAGTATTTATTGGAATTAATTGTATAACATTAGCTATGGAAAGACCTTCAATTCCTCCTGATAGTTtagaaagaaaatttttaacaattataggatatatttttacaataatttttacactTGAAATGTCATTAAAAGTAATTGCTAATGGTTGTTTATTTGGAAGAGGAGCATATTTTAAAGATGGATGGAATATACTTGATGGTATACTTGTTATAATATcacttattaatattatatttgaaatgCTTGTTCACATAGATTCACCAAAAATATTTGGTGTTATAAGAGTTTTAAGATTATTACGTGCATTAAGACCACTTCGTGTAATTAATAGAGCACCTGGTGTTAAACTTGTTGTAATGACATTAATTAGTAGTTTAAAACCTATTGGAAATATTGTACTTATATGttgtacattttttattatatttggtATTCTTGGTGttcaattatttaaaggAATGATGTATCATTGTATTGGTCCTGATGTTAGTAAtataacaacaaaaaatgaATGTTTAGCTGTTAATGGAAATAAATGGGTAAATCAtagatataattttgataatctTGGACAAGCATTAATGtctttatttgttttatcaaGTAAAGATGGATGGGTTTCAATAATGTATCAAGGTATTGATGCTGTTGGTGTTGATATGCAACCAATAGAAAATCATAATGAATGGagaatgatatattttatatcatttttacttCTTGTTGGATTTTTTGTACTTAATATGTTTGTTGGTGTTGTTGTtgaaaattttcataaatgTAAAGAAGCATTAGAAGCTGAGATGAGAGAAAAAGCAAGACAAAAACGATTAGCacgtaaattaaaaagacaACAATATGAAGATCATTgtgctttaaaaaaaaaacaaaaagaaaaaagttatcCATATTGGTATAATTATGGTCCAGCTAGAATGTATACACATAACATAGTtacatcaaaatattttgatctTGCAATTGCAGCAGTTATTGGTATTAATGTAATATCAATGGCAATGGAATTTTATATGATGCCTTCTGGTTTAAGATATGTATTAAAAgctttaaattatttttttacagcTGTATTTACATTAGAAGCAGCTATGAAATTATATGCTTTAGGACTTAAGACTTTCTTTATGGAAAAATGGAATCGTTTAGATATGtttatagtaattttatcaattgcTGGTATTATATTTGAAGAATTTGAAGCACTTGAATTACCAATAAATCCAACAATTATTCGTGTTATGAGAGTTCTTCGTATAGCACGTGTCTTAAAACTTCTTAAAATGGCAAAAGGAATTAGATCATTATTGGATACTGTTGGTGAAGCATTACCACAAGTTGGAAACCTTGGATccttatttttcttattattttttatttttgcaGCATTAGGTGTTGAATTATTTGGAAAATTAGAATGTTCTGATGATCATCCTTGTGATGGACTTGGAGAACATgcacattttaaaaattttggtatggcatttttaacattatttagaATTGCAACTGGAGATAATTGGAATGGTATTATGAAAGATGCATTAAGAGATGATTGTGATCCTTCTGATCATTGTGATACTAATTGTTGTGTTGATCCAATTTTAGCACCATGTTTCTTTGTAGTTTTTGTTCTTATATCACAATTTGTTCTTGTAAATGTTGTTGTAGCTGTTCTTATGAAACACTTAGAAGaaagtaacaaaaaaaatgaaataacaGAAAGTGAAGTCGTTAATTCAGGAATTGAAGTtgatgttaataaaattgatgtTAATATTGGTGATGAAAATGATTTTGAACATAAACCATTAACTGTTGTTGCCTTAGAACAACAAATTATTGATTTAGAACAAAAAATGTTTGAAGATGGGCGTTTAGAAATAACGGCAAATTCTAATGCTACAAATGATAAAACTACTAATAATGAttgtattgaaaaaaatataaaataa